The following coding sequences lie in one Arachis ipaensis cultivar K30076 chromosome B05, Araip1.1, whole genome shotgun sequence genomic window:
- the LOC107640688 gene encoding uncharacterized protein LOC107640688, which yields MVNNTNKEKGVTPSAPTNPNQFPLSPFQVHSAAIHPPLPPSSRFEKPPSHPQPSTAAATTTAFCFYLSPPPRRQKSPTPRLHSPPAEVCVLWVTKGVEQNFGKEIKEMMSGHSKEKVIVHDTAVLGRPNVSEMSVNAANNFGAQVVIVTSNPQGSRDVVNACKANGIAAFGPIWDS from the exons aTGGTTAACAATACAAACAAAG agaaaggcgTAACACCCAGTGCACCCACTAACCCTAATCAGTTTCCCCTTTCCCCTTTCCAAGTGCATTCAGCAGCCATTCACCCACCATTGCCACCAAGCTCCAGATTTGAGAAACCACCGAGCCACCCACAGCCATCCACAGCAGCCGCGACCACCACCGCGTTCTGCTTCTACCTGAGCCCGCCTCCTCGTCGCCAAAAGTCGCCGACACCGCGTCTTCACTCGCCGCCG GCAGAGGTGTGCGTGCTCTGGGTCACAAAGGGTGTTGAACAGAACTTTGGAAAGGAGATTAAGGAAATGATGAGTGGGCACTCGAAAGAGAAGGTTATAGTTCATGACACTGCTGTGCTTGGCAGGCCGAACGTGTCTGAGATGAGTGTCAATGCTGCCAACAACTTTGGTGCTCAAGTCGTCATTGTCACAAGCAATCCTCAAGGAAGCAGAGATGTTGTCAATGCATGCAAAGCTAATGGAATTGCAGCCTTTGGTCCCATTTGGGATTCCTAG